ttttagtcatcttgcccatgaggcacggttcgcaagtaccaagtgattcataatcaagtggttccaaaagtccatcagcatggagtttcttcatgcgctttacaccgatatgacctaaacggcagtgccacaaataagttgcactatcattatcaactctgcatcttttggcttcaacactataatatgtgtattactactatcgagattcaataagaatagaccactctacaagggtgcatgaccataaaagatattactcatataaatagaacaaccattattctctgatttaaatgaataaccgtctcgcattaaacaagatccagatataatgttcatgctcaacgctggcaccaaataacaattatttaggtctaatactaatcccgaaggtagatgtagaggtagcgtgccgaccgcgatcacatcgactttggaaccgtttcccacgcgcatcgtcacctcgtccttagccgatcttcgcttaatccgtagtccctgtttcgagttgcaaatattagcaacagaaccagtatcaaatacccaggtgctactgcgagcattagtaaggtacacatcaataacatgtatatcgcatatacctttgttcaccttgccatccttcttatccgccaaatactttgggcagttccgcttctagtgaccagtctgcttgcagtagaagcactcagttttaggcttaggtccagacttgggtttcttctcttgagcagcaacttgcttgccgttcttcttgaagttccccttcttcttccctttgccctttttcttgaaactagtggtcttgttgaccatcaacacttgatgctcctttttgatttctacctccgcagctttcagcatcgcgaagagctcgggaatagtcttattcatcccttgcatattatagttcatcacgaagctcttgtagcttggtggcagtgattggagaattctgtcaatgacgcaatcatctggaagattaactcccaattgaatcaagtgattattatacccagacattttgagtatatgctcactgacagaactgttctcctccatcttgtagctatagaactcattggagacttcatatctctcaatccgggcatttgcttgaaatattaacttcaactcttggaacatctcatatgctccatgacgttcagaacgtcgttgaagtcccgattctaagccgtaaagcatggcacactgaactatcgagtagtcattagctttgctctaccagacgttcataacatctggtgttgctccagcagcaggcctagcacccagcggcgcttccaggacgtaattcttctgtgcagcaatgaggataatcctcaagttacggacccagtccgtgtaattgctaccatcatctttcaactttgctttctcaaggaacgcattataattcaacggaacaacagcacgagccatctatctacaatcaacataaacaagaaagatactatcagggactaagttcatgataaatttaagttcaattaatcatattatttaagaactcccacttagatagacatccctctaatcttctaagtgatcacgtgatccaaatcaactaaaccatgtccgatcatcacgtgagatggagtagtttcatcggtgaacattactatgttgatcatatctactatatgattcacgctcgacctttcggtctccgtgttccgaggccatatctgtatatgcttggctcgtcaagtataacctgagtattccgcatgcgcaactgttttgcacccgttgtatttgaacgtagagcctatcacacccgatcatcacgtggtgtctcagcacgaagtactttcgcaacggtgcatactcagggagaacacttcttgataattagtgagagatcatcttataatgctaccatcaaacaaagcaagataagatgcataaaggataaacatcacatgcaatcaatataagtgatatgatatggccatcatcatcttgtgcttgtgatctccatcttcgaagcaccgtcgtgatcaccatcgtcaccggcgtgacaccttgatctccaccgtagcatcgttgtcgtctcgccaatcttatgcttccatgactatcgctaccgcttagtgataaagtaaagcattacatcgcgattgcattgcatacaataaagcgacaaccatatggctcctgccagttgtcgataactcggttacaaaacatgatcatctcatacaataaaatttagcatcatgtcttgaccatatcacatcacaacatgccctgcaaaaacaagttagacgtcctctactttgttgttgcaagttttacgtggctgctacgggcttaagcaagaaccaatcttacctacgcatcaaaaccacaatgatagtttgtcaagttcgtgctgttttaaccttcgcaaggaccgggcgtagccacactcggttcaactaaagttggagagactgttgcccgcaagccacctatgtgcaaagcacgtcgggagaaccggtctcgcgtaagcgtacgcgtaatgtcggtctgggtcgcctcgtccaacaataccaccgaaccaaagtatgacatgctggtaagcagtatgacttatatcgcccacaactcacttgtgttctactcgtgcatataacatcaacatataaaacctaggctctgataccactgttggggaacgtagtaatttcaaaaaaattcatacgcacacgcaagatcatggtgatgcatagcaacgagaggggagagtatgatctacgtacccttgtagatcgcaacggaagcgttgacacaacatagaggaagtagtcgtacgtcttcccggtccgaggggaagtggcgccccagcccactttgggctgaatcccttcccacttaagcccatggggccctccgggataggtggccccacccggtggacccccgggaccctttccggtggtcccggtacaataccggcaaccccgaaacttgtcccgatggccgaaatgttggggaacgtagtaatttcaaaaaaattcctacgcacactcgagatcatggtgatgcatagcaatgagaggggagagtatgatctacgtacccttgtagatcgcaacggaatcgttgacacaacgtagaggaagtagtcgtacgtcttcccgatccgaccgatccaagcaccgttactccggcacctccgagttcttagcacacgtacagctcgatgacgctccccgggctccgatccagcaaagcttcggggatgagttcaatcagcacgacggcgtggtgacgatgatgatgttccacctacgcagggcttcgcctaagcactacaatgatatgaccgaggtggaatatggtggaggggggcaccgcacacggctaaggaacgatcacgaagatcaacttgtgttttctagggtgccccctgccttcgtatataaaggatccaaggggggggtgcggccggcctagaggaggcgcgcaggaggagtcctactcctaccgggagtaggactcccctcccttttccttgtccaagtaggagagaggggggagagaaggaaagggggggggcgccgccccttcctccttgtccaattcggactagggggagagggggcgcgcggcctaccctggcagccccttcctcttctccactttaggcccatgaggcccattaaccccccggtgctccggttttatccaaaacttcccggaacgcttccggtgtccgaatatagtcatccaatatatcaatctttatgtctcgaccatttcgagactcctcgtcatgttcgtgatcacatccgggactccaaactaacttcggtacatcaaaatgtataaaactcataacaactgtcatcgtaactttaagcgtgcggaccctacggttcgagaacaatgtagacatgaccgagacacgtctccggtcaataaccaatagcgggacctggatgcccatattggctcctacatattctatgaagatctttatcggtcagaccgcataacaacatccgttgttccctttgtcatcggtatgttacttgcccgagattcgatcgtcggtatccaatacctagttcaatctcgttaccggcaagtctctttactcgtttcgtaatacatcatctcacaactaacatattaattgtaatgcttgcaaggcttatgtgatgtgcattaccgagagggcccagagaaacctctccgacaatcggagtgacaaatcctaatctcgaaatacgccaacccaacatctacctttggagacacctgtagagcacctttataatcacccatttacgttgtgacgtttggtagcacacaaagtgttcctccggcaaacgggagttgcataatctcatagtcataggaacatgtataagtcatgaagaaagcaatagcaacatactaaacgatcgggtgctaagctaatggaatgggtcatgtcaatcagatcattcacctaatgatgtgatcccattaatgaaataacaactctttgttcatggttaggaaacataaccatctttgattaacgagctagtcaagtagaggcatactagtgacactttgtttgtctatgtattcacacatgtattatgtttccggttaatacaattctagcatgaataataaacatttatcatgatataaggaaataaataataactttattattgcctctagggcatatttccttcacgaaatagcacttcctatatataattctttaccgtcggaccattccggaactcctcgtgatgtccgggatctcatccgggactccgagcaacattcgggttactgcatatacatatccctacaaccctagcgtcaccgaaccttaagtgtgtagaccctacgggttcgggagacatgtagacatgaccgagatcgctctccggtcaataaccaacaacgggatctggatacccatgttggctcccacatgctcctcgatgatctcatcggatgaaccacgatgtcgaggattcaagcaaccccgtatacaattccctttgtcaatcggtatgttacttgcccgagattcgatcgtcggtatcccaatacctcgttcaacctcgttaccggtaagtcactttactcgtaccgtaatgcatgatcccgtgaccagacacttggtcactttgagctcataatgatgatgcattaccgagtgggcccagtgatacctctccgtcatacggagtgaccaatcccagtcttgatccgtgtcaacccaacagacactttcggagatacccgtagtatacctttatggtcacccagttacgttgtgacgtttggtatacccaaagcactcctacggtatccgggagttacacgatctcatggtctaaggaaaggatacttgacattgtaaaactctagcaaacgaactatacgatcttgtgctatgtttaggattgggtcttgtccatcacatcattctcctaatgatgtgatctcgttatcaatgacatccaatgtccatagtcaggaaaccatgactatctgttgatcaacgagctagtcaactagaggcttactagggacatgttggtgtctattattcacacatgtattacgatttccggataacacaattatagcatatgaataaaagacaattaccatgaacaaggaaatataataataatccttttattattgcctctggggcatatttccaacaaaaatttCCCCACTAGGGAAGAACGTATAGCACCATGCGTAAGCTTGCCAAATGTTATCGGGACACAGTGCAGTACCAAACATGCATGCCACCGTCCTCCGGGTCACCCTGGCAACAGGGCATGTAAAGAATAAGTGTTGAGCAGTCTCTCGCCCACCACAAAAAGAACATTTAGGATTTCCCTTCCACCCTCGATGCTTCATCACATCTCTCGTTAGGACAGCGTCTTAAAACAGCTGCCACAAAAATATTTGGATCTTAAGAGGTATTCTGGCATTCTAGATCCATCTATAATCGCATCCAGCAATGTTCCTTTCCAGGAAAGAGTAAACTGATTTAGTAGTAAAAGAAGATTTCCCTCCCATGCCCCATCTAATCACATCGAAGGCCTCTGAGACACAAGCCTCTCTAGCCATTTTACTCACATTCACCCATTGAGCACTGAGCTCATTGTTCAATCTCCTTCTAAAGAAAGAGGAGGGATCAGCATTTAGGCACTGGGCCACTGTGCACTCAGGAAAGTTGCAGATGGAGAATAAACGAGGAAATTGTTCCTTCTATTGGGAAGTTGGACCGTTGTATTACATAAACGCTGCCAGGACAACAGGTAACACAGACAACGTAGCAAAGACGGCCACATGGACACAACGAGGATGACCGCTATTGCTGCAAGCCGGACGCGTGTTCTAGCGAGGTCAATCAGTGTTGCTATAAGTTGGATGCATAGAGGTGTAAAGCTAACTAAGTGTAGATGCTAAGACTATAAGGAGAACTAATTGATCCTTAGCATCGGTGTTAAGGGTTGTTGCGTGATTAATGGTTGACTGATATGTCTGTTAGAATTTGATGTGCGTCTCCCTGTTGTGAATCTGATTGCTATCATGCCACACTGATGGACATGTTAACTTTTACTCCCCTTGtaatgcacgggcatatgtgctaatTTGACATAAAAATCTTTTCGGTGGTCTAGCGGTGACTCAGAGAAGGTGGCAAAATTCGCATAAAGTTCACTTGGTAGGCTTTATCAGTCAACCGTGGTCACACGCTGAACAATCTCTTCTCTCCCAAATGTCAACCACCATCGCTTTGTTACTTGTTCACCTCCACCTACTCCTgtgcggccatggcgccgccgccgtcgcagcaACGGCGACACCGCCGCCGTCGCAGCAACGGCGACACCGCCGCCTCTCCCGATTCTGCCCGTCCCTTCCTACGCGCAGCTCCAGTGGCAGCTCTCCGAGATGGCCCTCTTCATCCACTTCGGGCCCAACACCTTCACGGACTCCGAGTGGGGCTCCGGTCACGCCGACCCCGCCGTGTTCGCGCCGTCCGCGCTCGACGCCGGCCAATGGGCGCGCGTCGCGGCGGAGGGAGGGTTCGGCCGCGTGGTGCTCACGGCCAAGCACCACGACGGGTTCTGCCTCTGGCCGTCGGCGCTGACGGACTACTCGGTGGCCGCCTCGCCGTGGCGGGGTGGGGCGGGGGACGTCGTCGGCGAGCTCTCGGCCGCCGCGCGCGCGGAGGGGATCGGGCTGGGGCTGTACCTGTCGCCGTGGGACCGCCACGAGCCGGTGTACGGCGACACGGTCGCGTACAATGAGCACTACATGGGCCAAATGACGGAATTGCTCACCAGGTGTGTCAATCTGTGTGATCCGAGTTACTACAATGTTGTTGCTGCTCCATCTTTTATTTGCAGTTTTTTAGGAGAACTACTGAATTTAGAATCAATGTAAAAAATAGCGTGCTAGGACCAAATTGTGTGGCCCTTAAAATATGCTATTAGCATGCTATAGCGTGCTTATTAGCGAGACATTATACACAGATGTATTTAGCAAGGCATTCCTCAAAACACTATAGCTTGCTATTAGCGACGCTATGGGGCGCTTTTTTTTCACTGTTTAGAATGCAGGTCGTTGAAGATGTGATTTTGGAGTGAAAACTCAAAAGAAAAAGGCTTCCTTCTTGACCTTTGCAGAAAACCGTAGTATCTGTTCTTACAGCATTACAGGATTACGATCTTGGATCAGTGTTTATTGTTCTGCTCGATTGAAAACATGAAGTTTGGCCCTTGTGGTGTTTCCTTGGTGAAAATTACTGCAATTTATCTCTATGATGATATTAACATTTTGTGCATATGCTTCTAGTATGTTGCTTCATGCATTACTTTGAACTCGGTTGATTACACATAATCAACAGTGGTACATTTGGTACCTGGATTGTGGAGCGTGTGGATTGTACCCATATGTTTTGCCTATGTTTTGTGGTGGACTTGGTGCTTAAGCTGTTTGTAAGCAGTCTATAAATTCTTCCTTTTATATGTTCAGGTATGGAGATGTGGAGGAAGTTTGGCTTGATGGTGCAAAGGGCGACGACATGTACATGGATTACATGTTTGATGCCTGGTTTGCGCTTATCCATCAGCTCCAGCGAAGGGTGGTTATCTTCTCAGATGCTGGACCAGATACTAGATGGGTAGGAGACGAGGCGGGGATTGCGGGCCGTACTTGCTGGTCTCCTTTCAACAAGACTGTTGTGACAATTGGACATATCATTCCTGAGTAAGTGATTTAGTCCTGCTTAATTGGAAAAGGTGTGATAACTATTGTTAATTAGTGTAAAGCCCATGCTTTAGTGCGGTTATTATTATATATTTTAGGTAGTCTATTTTAAAACATTTACATATAAAATTTGTAGTCTGTTAAGGATAGAGCTGCAAAGTATAAACATCATATTGCTAAAAAAGTATAAACATCCTTGAAATGCATAAATAAATTGAAATGTTACATTGTAGTATATAGTTTTCTAGCACAAATAAGGCTCGATGGTTGCATTTTTTGGGAAGTTATAAATTGAATTTTGTAATGTGTTAATCTATAAATTATTgttcttctttttattcttttacaGTATGTCTTTTCATGTAAAGAAGTATTTTCACCAAGAGACATGTCTTTCCACGACGAGACATCTTTTACTACCAAGATCTAATGAACTGTTCTTTTTAGGGTGACATGGCTTAACGTGGATTCTACATTAGGCGTTAGTTTTAGAATAAAGAAGGATCATGTACAATTATATTGTATTTGGTTGTATATAAAAATTTGGAGTGTTTGTCAAAAATCCTACCCTGCATTAGATCTTATCTCCCAGCTTACAATCACAGAGGTTATGTCACGTACTTCTGTTGAGATCCTAGCATGGATGAGACCTTTAGCCATAGGTAGACTTGGAATTTCAATAGCTTTTCTTGTGTGGATTCCGGATTCTTGACAAACTGCCGAAATGCCTTAGTTGTAGAAAAATTAAGGTATGTATAATCTTCCCATTTAGTAGGAGACAAATATAATTTAACATAACCGTGCTTCCATTTTTTTTCTCTGTTTCGCATGAGGAAAAAATTAGTACTGTAGTGCAATTATTGATTTGGAAGACAGCTGATGCTGCATAGCTTTACTGGAAGATGCATGAGAACGGACCGTTAAACTTTCATTCCCAGTACAGTACTACATTTGTACCGATGCTTCCAACTACTGTAATGATAGCATATCTTGAGGAACTATTGTCCTTCCAAAGTACTACCTAACTATAACCTCTAAACAGACAGCTAATGATAATACTTGATCTAAATAAATACTGCAGCTATCTTCACTTCGAAGGTAAGCTTCATTCATGGCATCAGGCGGTTGAAAGTACTTAATTAGGGTGCTATTATTTAGCAGAATTTGGTAATGGATGTATGGACCGAAAAATACCCACTACAGTGCCTCCTTTAGTAGAAAACATAATCAAGACAGCATGTTTTGGGATGTGATTTACGTACTGGGTTGCCTCAGAATGAAATGAGCTATAAGATTCCAAAGTTAAAATCCCTTGTTAAACCAAAAATTGGACTAGTGGACTTGATTCCTTTACTTATGTGTAGCAACGACAGCCATGAAAATGATTGGCATGAAATAATCTGTAGTTGGTTCATATACTTTTAGACTATGCCTCTATGGCGTATTGGCATTGACATCTCATCTCATAATTGTACAACCTGCAGTGTTCTGATTTTGAGGGATGTTTACTGAAAGTGGAGTTCGCTTGTCATTGACAAGCATATTGCTTTTAAGAAACAATTAGTCTACTGACTGGCATGCCAACTTTATTGCCAGATACTCACAAAGTGGGGATCAATTTGGTGAAGAATGGGTTCCTGCAGAATGTGATGTTTCCATCAGGCCAGGATGGTTCTGGCATGCCTCAGAGAAACCAAAAAGTGCTGTAACCCTGCTTGACATATACTACAAATTAGTTGGTAGAAATTGTCTCCTCATATTGAATGTTCCTCCCAATTCATCCGGGCTTATTTCCGACGAAGATATGCAAGTCCTTCAGGAATTCACCGAGATCCGACAGACAATTTTCTCTCACAACTTTGCTGCCAACGCGACTGTCACAGCAAGCAGTGTGCGTGGTGGGTTGGAGAACCTGCAGTTTGCACCCTCCAACGCCCTCCGAGATAGCATATACTCCTACTGGGCACCACAGGAAGGGCAGACAAGCTGGGAAATGCTCTTCGACCTCGGGCGATCCACTTCCTTCAACTTGCTCCAGCTCCAGGAGCCTATCCAGATGGGCCAGCGTGTGATCGAGTTCCATGTGGATGTCCTACTGGGTGGACTGTGGCAAACAATTCTTGAAGGCACGACAATTGGGTACAAGAGGCTGCTCCGGTTCCCTGCCGTCGAAGCCCGGTACCTGAAGCTATGTGTCGACAGTGCACGTGCAGACCCACTGATTGCATTCGTCGGCGTTTTCATGGACCCCTTCTCGGATGCATATGGTTTAGACCATGAGAAGCCATCCCATACTAATAGCAGTGAAGTCATAATGTTAAGGAGAGGCCATGCTGCTGCCAACAGGAGTACTGCTGCAATGTAAGCCCGAGCGCAGTTTGTGAAGTGCCACTTCAGATTTCCCAGTGTCATGTTTCATCATCACCTGGCCCTTGTTTTGGGATCAACATGGTGTCCGTGTATATCTTACGATTCGATTGAAGACGAAGCGCGTGGTGTTCGATGGTAAAGCGGTACGTGTGCACATATTTTCCGTCAGTATGGATTGTTCTTCGAAGCATTCTGAAGTAACAAATTTAGTTTCTGCAACCAAGCATGGTTGATCATCCTTTGTACTTTCCCAGGCCAGTTCTTGTTCTGAAAAAATCGCTGTAGAATGGTGTGATCAGAAACCTTGTACACTAGTTCCTGAATAATGTGATTTTTCTTTTGAACACGCTGAATAATGTGATGAGGAACTCTGCTTTCTGTGAAGTGTCAATTTCCGTATGACCGCGTCTCTGAAGATGGTAATTCACAAACCGCCCTGCTTTACGTATCCTACACTCGAAGGCGTAAATTGGCTGCTTTGCCGTCTTCCACCTCACAGATGCACACAGCCGCCCATGGCTCGGCCTTGCACGGCCCCCGTGTAAACCCCAGATTTATCGAGCAGGCGGAgccgctctcgccgccgccgccggcgataaTGTCCGACCAGCAGCAGCCCAGCACCCTCCTTCCCCTCGCCTCCCttcccgcaaaccctaaccctaccccGCCCCCGGTACCCGCCCCCACCCTCGCCCTCCACATCCCCGCCCTTCCCAGCCCCAGCAAGCGCAAGCGCACCGGGTTCCGCCGCAAAGtcccctccgccgcctcccctgcTCCCCACCCGCCAGTTCCCCCCTCCGCCGCGGACGACATCATAGTGATCAACCGGGAGCCGACAGCGGAGGCCGTCACCGCGCTCACCGCCGGGTTCCCGGCGGATTCCCTCACCGACGAGGAGATCGAGGCGGGGGTGGTCTCGGACGTGGGCGGCATCGAGCAGGTCAACTACATCCTCATCCGCAACCACCTCCTCACCAGGTGGCGCGAGACCTTCAACTCATGGCTCGCCAAGGAGCCCTTCGCCTCGCTCATCCCGCCCCACTGCGAGCACCTCCTCACCTCCGCCTACAACTTCCTCGTCTCCCACGGCCACGTCAACTTCGGCGTCGCCCCCGCCATCAAGGAGCGCCTCCCCAAGGAGCCCACCAGGCCCAACACTGTCATCGTTGTCGGCGCTGGCCTTGCTGGGCTCGCCGCGGCACGGCACTTGCTGGCGTCCGGCTTTAAAGTGATTGTATTGGAGGGACGCAAGAGGTGCGGTGGCCGCGTGTACACGAAGAAGATGGAGGGTGGTGGGCACTCAGCTGCTGCTGACCTCGGTGGCAGCGTGCTTACCGGCACATTTGGGAACCCTCTCGGTGTTGTGGCTAAGCAGCTCGGCTTGCCGATGCATAAGATCAGAGACAAGTGCCCACTGTATCGGCCGGATGGGTCGCCAGTTGATCCGGAGGTGGATAAGGAAGTGGAGGGAACATATAACAAGTTTCTTGATAATGCCAGCCACCTGCGGGCAGCCATGGGGGATGTGGCGATGGATATCTCTCTTGGGGCGGCGCTCGAGACATTACGGCAGTCTGATGGGGGTATCTCCTCAGAGGAGGAGATAAACTTGTTCAATTGGCATATAGCAAATCTGGAGTACGCCAATGCAGGATTATCTTCAAGGCTTAGCTTTGCATTCTGGGACCAGGACGATCCGTATGACATGGGTGGGGATCACTGCTTCTTGCCTGGTGGCAACGGAAGGCTTGTACAGGCCCTGGCAGAGAATGTGCCCATTGTTTACGAGAGGACAGTGCACACTATACGGTATGGAGGGGATGGCGTGCAGGTGGTTGTCAATGGTGGTCAGGTGTATGAAGGGGACATGGCGCTCTGCACTGTGCCACTTGGGGTTCTGAAAAATGGGGGTATCAAGTTTGTACCTGAGCTGCCACAAAGGAAGCTTGATAGTATCAAGAAACTAGGCTTTGGGTTGTTAAACAAGGTCGCGATGTTGTTTCCTCATGTTTTTTGGAGCACCGACCTTGATACCTTTGGACATCTGACTGAAAATCCAAGTCGTCGAGGGGAATTCTTTCTGTTCTATAGCTATGCAACAGTGGCTGGTGGTCCATTGTTGATGGCTTTGGTTGCTGGTGAGGCTGCCCACAACTTTGAAACCACGCCTCCAACTGACGCTGTCAGCTCAGTTCTTCAGATACTAAGAGGTAAGGCTTCAATGTGATAGTTTCTATCATCAAATTTTACATTTTtgctatatagtactccctccgttcggaaatacttgtcgccaaaatggatgtatctagaactaaaatacatctagatacattcatttttccgacaagtatttccaaacggagggagtaacagAGTATATAAGGTATTCAATACCTCTCGCAACTGATTACTAGAACAGATTCTTAGTTCCGTTCACATAGGCAATTGCACTGAAATGTGTAGTGTTCATTCATATTGTACCAATGAATTTAACTGCTCAAAAATGGTTTCTGTCTAAAAAGTGAAGCTTGTATGTTGCAGGTATCTATGAACCACAGGGAGTTGAGGTACCAGATCCTCTACAGAGTGTTTGTACTAGATGGGGCACAGACTCTTTCAGTCTAGGTTCATA
The window above is part of the Triticum aestivum cultivar Chinese Spring chromosome 2A, IWGSC CS RefSeq v2.1, whole genome shotgun sequence genome. Proteins encoded here:
- the LOC123190077 gene encoding lysine-specific histone demethylase 1 homolog 3; translation: MHTAAHGSALHGPRVNPRFIEQAEPLSPPPPAIMSDQQQPSTLLPLASLPANPNPTPPPVPAPTLALHIPALPSPSKRKRTGFRRKVPSAASPAPHPPVPPSAADDIIVINREPTAEAVTALTAGFPADSLTDEEIEAGVVSDVGGIEQVNYILIRNHLLTRWRETFNSWLAKEPFASLIPPHCEHLLTSAYNFLVSHGHVNFGVAPAIKERLPKEPTRPNTVIVVGAGLAGLAAARHLLASGFKVIVLEGRKRCGGRVYTKKMEGGGHSAAADLGGSVLTGTFGNPLGVVAKQLGLPMHKIRDKCPLYRPDGSPVDPEVDKEVEGTYNKFLDNASHLRAAMGDVAMDISLGAALETLRQSDGGISSEEEINLFNWHIANLEYANAGLSSRLSFAFWDQDDPYDMGGDHCFLPGGNGRLVQALAENVPIVYERTVHTIRYGGDGVQVVVNGGQVYEGDMALCTVPLGVLKNGGIKFVPELPQRKLDSIKKLGFGLLNKVAMLFPHVFWSTDLDTFGHLTENPSRRGEFFLFYSYATVAGGPLLMALVAGEAAHNFETTPPTDAVSSVLQILRGIYEPQGVEVPDPLQSVCTRWGTDSFSLGSYSHVAVGASGDDYDILAESVGDGRLFFAGEATTRRYPATMHGAFITGVREAANINIHATARATKTKVVKSPSTNAQACATLLVDLFRQPDLEFGSFSVIFGGKALDPKSPAILKVELGGPQKKSATEGGKKEQHHSNKSLFQQLQSHFNQQQQLYVYTLLSRQQAMELREVRGGDEMRLHYLCETLGVKLVGRKGLGPGADAVIASIKADRNNSRTKSGPSKLRVRVSKPQPSAKS